ataaaatataaaacaaataaataaaatgtataaCAAATAACTAAATAATTTCAACCGCGGAAGAACTCATGAGTCTGTTTTTTCTGTCTTTGGTAAAGCTTAGATTAGTAACAGTAGGCAAAATAAGAAGAACAAATGAGCAGtccaaaaaaagaaaatattagtttaggattaaaagaaaaaaaaaagattttaaaatatttaaaataagggtaaAATAgacatttcaaaaataaatgttaGTTTTATAAATATCACGTTGCTGAGTGATATCTGCCAAAATTGCCCGGAAAACACACCATAAGCGGCGACGGTCCGAGAGAGAAAATATCGTTGCGTAAAGAATCTGCAGCTACTAATTGATCATAGAGAATGGCGACGGCGGCGATAGAGACTCGAACGGCGGAGAAATCGAAGCAGCATCACCAGCAAGCTGGTACAGGGGCTGGCGGCGGTGAGGGGCTCCGGCAATACTATCAGCAACGTATACAGGATATGCAGCTTCTGGTTCGTCAGAAAGACCACGATCTCCAGCGTCTCGAAGCGCAGCGCAACGACCTTAATGCCCGAGGTCTTCTTTTGTGAATTTAATGAGGATTTGTTCTTTCGTATCATTTCTGTCTCAGACCTAGGATTTTCTTATACCTTTATTTTACTTTATGGGATTAGTTGAATTTACGGTATAATTTCATTATTATGATACTTACAGTTATAATAGTAAAATCGATTCCAGATAAATGTCTAGGATTTCTTTGGCTACGGATGTTTTATATGCGAATGTGGGCGAGTGTTTGATGCAGTAggagtttttaaaaaaattgtaattttgaaGTCAGGTTGTTGTTGTCGCATGGAACGATAGGGAGATTTTAGCATGATGTTATAACTCATTGATTCAAGAAGTACTGGTATAGGTCCTCGATGTTATATGGTGAGATTCTTCATCTGTTGACAGAAGCCGTTTCTGCATTACTTTTTGCCTGTATGTGTCAACTCTTTGTGGAAACAATATACTTATACTTGCGAATTGGTAGCATGCTACCCTATTTCTCTTATGTCTTGATTAATTCGGATTGAAGGAGTGGAATCAATTTAAATTAGCATGGCAAAGGTGACTCAAGATTATGGGAGAAAACAATTGTTTACGCACAAAAAGTATGTCATGGATAATTTGTGGTGCTGAAGATATTCTAAATAAAAACATCTTTGGTGTTTAGTGAGATCACTGAAGGAAGAGTTGCAGCTCCTTCAAGAACCTGGATCTTATGTTGGTGAAGTTGTCAAAGTCATGGGGAAATCAAAGGTTCTTGTCAAGGTTTGTGGTATTTTTGTCTGTTAACAGCATTCTATAAATCATGGGTTGGGGCTTTGCAGCAGCTTTCACTCTTTCCGATCTTACGTTCCCCGATTCTAATTTCATCCAATGTCCAATTGAAGCAGAATGGTTggtttatgtttattttaacCATAATTTTAGTCTGGTTGCATTTTTCTTGTGAGTCCTCCAGTCCACCTCGAAAATGATCGTCATTCGATGTGAATTGGAGCTCTTATCAAAAAGTTCGAACAAGCCCATGTATTTATTTCCTCATAAATCTAAGGGGCACAAGAAGCACCTGAGGTGATGTTTAACAGAGTAGAGAggcaaatttattttaacagAATCCCTCCAATATTTCTCTCTCTCGCTGAGTGCCTTGAAGTCGACAAATCAGTTCATAAAATGTAATCGTTGATCCATACTCGGGTCTTCAGGTTGGGAAAGTGGCCATTGAATTCTGACCGAAACATAAATGAAATTGAAAGAGGATAAGCCGTTATTTTTATACTTTAGCGAGGGTAGAAAGAGGACCATCTAGCTTTGTTTCAGTTATAGAATTTTTGTCTTAACCCCGGGTTTACGCCACGTCACGgttatattataaatttgtgAAGGCGATTTAACTTCTTAAGTCTGCCAGATTTACATTAATAATTGAtgcttttggtttttttttctcAGGTCCATCCTGAGGGGAAGTATGTTGTTGACATTGACAAGAACATTGATATCACTAAGATCACACCGTCAACAAGGGTTGCTTTACGAAATGATAGCTATGTGCTCCACTTGATTCTTCCAAGTAAAGTTGATCCATTGGTGAACCTCATGAAAGTAGAGAAAGTTCCGGACTCCACTTATGACATGATTGGTGGTCTTGACCAGCAAATTAAAGAGATAAAGGAGGTTTTCTTCAAATTCTCTTTTTTCTGTTGATTTATATTGAAAGTATCATGTTACGGATATGTTATTGTCAGTAAAATAATTCTCTTTCTAAACTTCTGATTGAGGAATTGCATTTTCatgttttgatttgatttatttttaagtgTTTCTCTCTTTTTTAAGAGGCACGTGAGTccaatatttgatttcaaccACTTTATTTCTATTGACATTTCactttttttcatatttttttcttttttagaaaatgaTTTTGTTGGTCCATAGAAGACAATGAGGAAACCTTTTTAAAGTGAAGTGTAAAAAGTCGATACGCATTAAGAatattttgataaatttgtttatcatCTTAGTTTTTATTCATTCTGGAGGAAGTACTTCATGGTTGATCATTCCTTTAATAGGAATGAAAATAGAATTTTGGTTTGGGTGAGAGGTTGAAGATTGATGTTTACTTGTAGCACATGCAAAACCTTATTTGTGTTTTGAAGGAAGCAAGATTCTCATCTTTGCATTTTTGTTTGTTAATTCTTTTAGTATTTATCTAAACTCAAATGGTAGAATCAAACTGAGTAGGTTTACTTACATTCCCAAGGCTGAAAATAAGGTCTTTTCAAGTGAGAGCTGGTACTCTTAGTAATTTCTGCAGTTGAGAACTATTGCTTAAAGTGATGTTGCATCTGATTATTTAAGTTGTTTTCATCCCCTGCCTCTTTTATTTGTATAGGTGATTGAACTCCCTATCAAACATCCTGAATTGTTTGAGAGTCTGGGAATTGCTCAGCCTAAGGTACCATTAGCAATTGGTTTACAGTTCTTTCAACAGTTTTTAAGCATTTATTAATCTTTTTATCTCCTTCATTTGCTGAAGGGAGTCTTGCTGTATGGACCTCCTGGCACTGGTAAAACGCTTCTGGCAAGGGCAGTGGCTCATCATACCGACTGCACTTTTATCCGAGTCTCAGGCTCAGAATTAGTACAAAAGTATATTGGAGAAGGCTCTAGGATGGTGAGAGAGCTTTTTGTGATGGCCAGGTTTGTTCAACATGGAGAGCATCATTTGTATATGATTAATTTGCTAACATTCTTCTTAATTTTCTTACGTTTTTTCATTGATATAGTGAATACATAGAcaatatttatgaatttttccTCTAACATATACCtagttattttaatttttgacaGAGAGCATGCT
The sequence above is a segment of the Primulina tabacum isolate GXHZ01 chromosome 6, ASM2559414v2, whole genome shotgun sequence genome. Coding sequences within it:
- the LOC142549298 gene encoding 26S proteasome regulatory subunit 8 homolog A produces the protein MATAAIETRTAEKSKQHHQQAGTGAGGGEGLRQYYQQRIQDMQLLVRQKDHDLQRLEAQRNDLNARVRSLKEELQLLQEPGSYVGEVVKVMGKSKVLVKVHPEGKYVVDIDKNIDITKITPSTRVALRNDSYVLHLILPSKVDPLVNLMKVEKVPDSTYDMIGGLDQQIKEIKEVIELPIKHPELFESLGIAQPKGVLLYGPPGTGKTLLARAVAHHTDCTFIRVSGSELVQKYIGEGSRMVRELFVMAREHAPSIIFMDEIDSIGSARMESGSGNGDSEVQRTMLELLNQLDGFEASNKIKVLMATNRIDILDQALLRPGRIDRKIEFPNPNEDSRFDILKIHSRKMNMMRGIDLKKIAEKMNGASGAELKAVCTEAGMFALRERRVHVTQEDFEMAVAKVMKKETDKNMSLRKLWK